One stretch of Marinobacterium iners DNA includes these proteins:
- a CDS encoding cation transporter, protein MSKSCGGACGGDATSAADTDIQASSEAPGRWVSVYAVPKMDCPSEERMIRLALNGFEEIRALSFDLSNRRLKVVHDGEVEPVTSKLKTLGLGASLQETVAANPETIKAAEFSAASAKQESGTLRWLLGINALLFVVEMTAGLIARSTGLIGESLDNFADAAVYGLALYAVGHSVKMQVRAAHLAGVLQLILAVGVLVEVVRRFVFGSEPESLVMMAIAFVALIANTSCLLLISKHREGGAHMKASWIFSANDVVINLGVITAGALVAWTGSNYPDLIIGTIAGGIVLNGARRILALKG, encoded by the coding sequence ATGAGCAAATCCTGTGGTGGCGCCTGTGGCGGTGATGCAACGTCCGCAGCGGATACCGATATACAGGCCTCCTCCGAGGCGCCAGGGAGATGGGTCAGTGTTTATGCCGTGCCGAAGATGGACTGTCCATCAGAAGAACGAATGATTCGCCTAGCCCTGAACGGCTTTGAGGAGATTCGGGCGCTGTCCTTCGACTTGTCGAACCGCCGGCTGAAGGTCGTGCATGACGGCGAGGTCGAGCCCGTCACCTCGAAACTGAAGACCTTGGGGCTAGGCGCCTCGCTTCAGGAAACCGTCGCTGCAAATCCGGAGACCATCAAGGCCGCCGAGTTTTCGGCAGCTTCTGCTAAGCAAGAATCCGGGACCCTGCGCTGGTTGCTCGGCATCAATGCACTTCTGTTCGTGGTGGAAATGACTGCCGGTCTGATCGCCCGGTCCACCGGCCTGATTGGAGAATCCCTGGACAATTTTGCCGATGCGGCGGTGTACGGGCTTGCCCTTTATGCGGTTGGACATAGCGTGAAAATGCAGGTACGTGCCGCGCATCTTGCTGGTGTACTGCAACTGATCTTGGCTGTGGGCGTGCTCGTAGAGGTGGTGAGACGCTTTGTATTCGGTAGTGAGCCTGAATCGCTGGTGATGATGGCTATCGCATTCGTCGCATTGATTGCCAATACCAGTTGTCTGCTGCTCATATCCAAACATCGGGAAGGCGGGGCGCACATGAAGGCAAGCTGGATATTCTCGGCCAACGACGTGGTGATCAACCTGGGGGTCATCACCGCCGGCGCCCTGGTCGCGTGGACCGGTTCCAATTATCCGGATCTGATTATCGGCACCATCGCGGGGGGCATTGTACTTAACGGTGCCAGACGCATTTTGGCGTTGAAGGGTTAA
- a CDS encoding alpha/beta fold hydrolase: MKSIDYSEKYLNADGIETRYLEAGEGSPVILIHGGGAGAESEGNWKGVIPILAENFKVYAVDMIGFGKTAKPKIEYSQQIRTKHLVSFIKALGLEGKVSLVGNSMGGATALGVCVERPELVKNLVLMGSAGLVVELHEDLKPIVNYDFTETGMYKLVEALTNDDFQIDPKMVKKRVEYALDAETREAYASTMTWIKQQGGLFYPDEYIEKVKVPTLVVQGKEDKVVPITTAYKFLDLIEDSWGYIIPNCGHWAMIEHPTDFANATELFLKLRT; this comes from the coding sequence TTGAAGTCAATTGATTATTCAGAAAAATATTTAAATGCAGATGGTATTGAAACTAGATACCTTGAGGCAGGGGAAGGAAGTCCGGTCATATTAATACACGGCGGTGGTGCAGGAGCTGAAAGTGAAGGAAATTGGAAAGGTGTGATTCCAATTTTAGCAGAAAATTTTAAGGTATACGCTGTTGATATGATCGGCTTTGGTAAAACTGCAAAGCCTAAAATTGAGTATTCACAGCAAATACGAACTAAACATCTTGTTAGTTTTATCAAAGCACTTGGACTAGAAGGAAAAGTTTCACTAGTTGGAAATTCAATGGGAGGAGCTACAGCACTTGGTGTCTGTGTTGAAAGACCTGAACTAGTTAAGAATTTGGTTCTAATGGGAAGTGCTGGTCTGGTTGTAGAACTACACGAAGATTTGAAACCGATTGTTAATTATGATTTCACAGAAACTGGGATGTACAAGCTTGTTGAAGCTTTGACAAATGACGATTTTCAAATTGATCCCAAAATGGTCAAAAAACGTGTTGAATATGCCTTGGATGCAGAAACTCGAGAAGCCTATGCATCGACTATGACATGGATTAAACAACAAGGAGGTTTATTTTACCCTGATGAATATATCGAAAAAGTCAAAGTTCCAACCTTAGTTGTCCAGGGAAAAGAAGATAAGGTTGTACCAATTACTACTGCTTACAAATTCTTAGATTTGATTGAAGATAGCTGGGGTTATATAATTCCAAACTGTGGTCATTGGGCGATGATAGAACACCCTACGGATTTTGCAAATGCTACCGAATTATTTTTGAAACTCAGAACTTAG
- a CDS encoding non-heme iron oxygenase ferredoxin subunit, translated as MNKKWVKACMESDILENSIFKFSRPGKSPIAIYRIEGKFYATEDTCTHGIASLSEGEIDGDVIECPFHGGAFNICTGEPESEPCTVALKTYQVDIVNNEVLILEEQ; from the coding sequence ATGAATAAAAAATGGGTTAAAGCATGTATGGAATCAGACATTTTAGAAAATTCTATATTTAAATTTTCACGACCTGGAAAAAGCCCAATAGCTATTTATAGAATAGAGGGAAAGTTTTATGCTACAGAAGACACATGCACCCACGGTATAGCATCATTATCAGAAGGTGAAATTGACGGTGATGTTATTGAATGCCCTTTCCATGGTGGTGCATTCAATATATGTACAGGGGAACCAGAATCAGAACCATGTACAGTAGCGTTAAAAACTTACCAAGTAGATATTGTGAATAATGAAGTATTAATTTTGGAAGAACAATAA
- a CDS encoding SphA family protein has translation MKNSDCQLSQNWLGKITRRLSMAFLLTMSPLLFAYDLPTVNLGATSFLDGMPPAGKGWYFIQYLQNYDSEFFADSNGNKLPLPKTEAELDIALTQGIYMSDIEILGGKLAIDVVQPTILSETTDDGIGNLAISAKTGFGDLLVGPAIQWDPVMGTNGPKYVNRLELQFILPTGEYDSSKTINPSSNHWSFNPYWAGTAWLKPEMTFSWRLHYLYNGKNTNPSVSYGPGVNSVKPGQAVHGNLTALYRVNRAFAVGLNGYFLNQITDTEINGNKVSGRKEKVWAMGPGAVLSFSQHDHIFANLYFENDAENRSEGDRLNIRWVHHFH, from the coding sequence GTGAAAAACAGCGATTGTCAATTGAGCCAAAATTGGCTTGGAAAAATAACTCGCAGACTATCTATGGCTTTTCTATTAACGATGAGTCCGTTGTTGTTTGCATATGATCTACCAACTGTGAATTTGGGAGCTACAAGTTTCCTCGATGGTATGCCGCCCGCAGGTAAAGGTTGGTACTTCATTCAATACCTACAGAATTATGACAGTGAGTTTTTTGCTGATTCTAATGGGAATAAATTGCCGTTACCGAAAACAGAAGCCGAATTAGATATCGCATTAACACAAGGAATCTATATGAGTGATATCGAAATATTAGGAGGGAAGCTAGCGATAGACGTTGTACAACCAACAATTTTATCGGAAACAACAGATGACGGTATTGGAAATCTAGCTATAAGCGCCAAAACGGGATTTGGTGATTTGCTTGTTGGCCCTGCAATTCAATGGGACCCGGTGATGGGGACTAACGGACCCAAATATGTGAACCGTTTAGAGCTCCAGTTCATATTGCCTACAGGTGAATATGATAGCAGCAAAACTATTAACCCAAGCTCTAACCATTGGTCATTTAACCCATACTGGGCAGGTACGGCATGGCTAAAGCCAGAAATGACATTCTCATGGCGTCTACACTATTTATACAACGGTAAGAATACTAATCCGAGTGTTTCATATGGTCCTGGGGTCAATAGTGTAAAGCCTGGGCAAGCTGTCCATGGAAACTTGACAGCTTTATACAGGGTTAATAGAGCTTTTGCTGTTGGATTGAATGGTTATTTCTTGAATCAAATAACAGATACAGAAATTAATGGGAATAAAGTGTCTGGAAGAAAAGAAAAAGTATGGGCAATGGGCCCCGGAGCAGTTCTCAGCTTTTCGCAACATGATCATATATTTGCAAATTTATATTTTGAAAATGATGCAGAAAATAGATCTGAAGGTGACAGGCTAAATATTCGTTGGGTTCACCACTTCCATTAA
- a CDS encoding 2Fe-2S iron-sulfur cluster binding domain-containing protein → MPIIKINNNPISIQSSTDHSMLTDLLNAGIGYPYECVTGKCGLCKFELIQGNIIKTEENPTGLSSRDLKKGNRHLACKCKLNSDLDIKVKLDNKFIQKTKISKIRSSVISKELLTHDFIKITLKPDENMSWLPGQFCLLSDPLLPSIDRAYSIANNYIKDGHIDFYIKRVPDGIFSNHIFDKINIDSTLILKGPFGHSYYQRSNRKLLIIGGGSGLSYAASIAKQAFSEGKDFLFYYGSRSTQDIPNWSSLVFTNNEIIDIKTVLSQSNNEWTGPTGFLHEVVNEDLGASLCEFDIYLAGPPVMVECSIKSFFDQGVPSENIHYDSFY, encoded by the coding sequence GTGCCTATAATCAAAATAAATAACAACCCCATCTCAATTCAATCATCAACGGATCATTCAATGTTGACTGACCTATTGAATGCAGGTATTGGTTACCCTTACGAATGCGTTACTGGCAAATGCGGCCTTTGTAAGTTTGAATTGATACAAGGTAATATTATAAAAACCGAAGAAAATCCTACAGGGCTATCTTCAAGGGATTTAAAGAAAGGTAATAGGCACTTGGCATGTAAATGTAAATTAAACTCTGACTTAGATATTAAAGTAAAGCTTGATAATAAATTTATCCAAAAAACAAAAATATCAAAGATTAGATCTTCAGTTATCTCAAAGGAACTATTAACTCATGATTTTATCAAGATAACATTAAAACCTGATGAAAATATGTCATGGCTACCTGGTCAATTTTGCCTTCTTAGTGATCCTTTACTTCCATCAATTGATCGTGCCTACTCTATAGCTAATAACTACATTAAAGACGGACATATCGATTTCTATATCAAGAGAGTTCCTGATGGTATTTTCTCAAATCATATTTTTGATAAAATCAATATAGATAGCACTTTGATATTGAAAGGACCATTTGGACATTCATACTATCAACGGAGTAATCGTAAGCTTCTTATTATAGGAGGGGGTTCTGGCTTATCCTATGCAGCCTCAATAGCCAAACAAGCTTTTTCTGAAGGTAAAGATTTTTTGTTTTACTACGGTTCTAGATCAACTCAAGATATCCCCAACTGGAGCTCTTTGGTTTTTACCAATAATGAGATAATAGATATTAAAACTGTTCTTTCTCAATCGAACAATGAGTGGACTGGACCAACAGGCTTTTTACATGAAGTTGTGAACGAAGATTTAGGAGCTTCATTATGTGAATTTGATATTTATCTTGCAGGCCCTCCAGTAATGGTTGAATGCTCAATTAAATCTTTTTTTGATCAAGGCGTGCCTTCTGAAAACATTCATTACGATTCCTTTTATTAA
- the cadR gene encoding Cd(II)/Pb(II)-responsive transcriptional regulator, with the protein MRIGQLAQLVGVETQTIRFYEQQGLLPPPDRQDNGYRVYTEKHGEGLSFIRRCRILGLSLAEIHELQSYQDDPHQPCTAVNALLDDHISHVRSQITALQALEKQLVSLRASCNDDREVEACGVLAGISEGNMHQQ; encoded by the coding sequence ATGCGCATTGGTCAGTTGGCGCAGTTGGTAGGGGTCGAAACACAGACGATCCGCTTCTATGAACAGCAGGGCTTGTTGCCGCCGCCTGATCGGCAGGACAACGGTTACCGTGTCTATACCGAGAAGCATGGTGAGGGGCTGTCCTTCATCCGTCGCTGTAGAATCCTGGGCCTGTCACTGGCTGAGATTCACGAACTACAGAGCTATCAGGACGACCCTCATCAGCCTTGTACCGCCGTCAACGCCTTGCTCGATGATCACATCTCTCATGTGCGGTCGCAGATAACCGCTCTGCAAGCGCTTGAGAAACAACTCGTTTCACTGAGAGCGAGTTGCAACGATGACCGGGAAGTTGAGGCGTGTGGGGTTCTTGCTGGAATTAGCGAAGGAAACATGCACCAGCAGTAG
- a CDS encoding AmmeMemoRadiSam system protein B, whose product MANIVSSCATSHIVMSANGCEDQARNVIEGMKKLGNIIKKSKPDIILIISSDHMCNFDLSLQPRFAIGISDEYTTMGDMDIPIENIKGSRLLANTIVETADQDGFDLCQSEELKLDHGIMIPLTFMDLKNYPIVPLIVNINTSPMAEASRCVSLARTIKKSINELDEKLNISVIAAGGLSHWLCIENHGEVSEKFDHMIMDRLCNGEQEIITNMGNERIIQEGGNAGIEILTWLMASEISGNVSGEKIYYEPMRKWFTGVGGINFEVN is encoded by the coding sequence ATGGCTAATATTGTTAGCTCTTGTGCGACATCACATATTGTAATGTCTGCAAATGGTTGTGAAGACCAGGCAAGAAATGTTATTGAAGGCATGAAAAAGCTTGGAAATATAATCAAAAAAAGCAAGCCAGATATTATTCTAATAATATCTAGTGATCATATGTGTAATTTTGATTTATCTTTACAACCTAGATTTGCAATAGGCATATCTGATGAATATACAACAATGGGTGATATGGACATACCTATTGAAAATATTAAAGGTAGTAGACTTCTAGCAAATACAATCGTTGAAACAGCGGATCAGGACGGATTCGATTTATGTCAGTCGGAAGAATTGAAGCTAGATCATGGAATTATGATACCTCTGACATTCATGGACCTTAAAAATTATCCAATTGTTCCATTAATAGTGAATATAAACACATCCCCAATGGCTGAAGCTAGCAGATGTGTTTCATTAGCTAGAACTATAAAAAAATCGATAAATGAACTAGATGAAAAATTAAATATATCAGTAATAGCTGCAGGTGGTTTATCACATTGGTTATGTATAGAAAATCATGGTGAAGTTTCTGAAAAATTTGATCATATGATAATGGATCGTTTATGTAATGGAGAACAAGAAATCATAACTAATATGGGAAATGAAAGGATAATTCAAGAAGGCGGTAACGCTGGAATTGAAATACTTACCTGGCTAATGGCATCAGAAATTTCAGGTAATGTATCTGGAGAAAAAATTTATTACGAACCGATGAGAAAATGGTTCACAGGAGTTGGAGGTATAAACTTTGAAGTCAATTGA
- the tnpA gene encoding IS66 family insertion sequence element accessory protein TnpA: protein MNSAERTYHWQQHIEHWRDTGLSGAAFCKQQSLSYHQFVYWRRKLEGTDDATDTERSPTPGFARVTQVAASPLSDDLTLRLPGGMAITGLHAGNVDLLGAILRQL from the coding sequence ATGAACTCAGCCGAGCGCACTTACCACTGGCAACAGCACATTGAACACTGGCGTGATACTGGGCTATCCGGCGCTGCCTTCTGCAAACAGCAATCGCTGTCCTATCACCAGTTTGTCTATTGGCGCCGCAAGCTCGAAGGTACAGATGATGCGACCGATACCGAGCGCTCACCAACACCCGGCTTTGCTCGCGTCACCCAGGTGGCCGCTTCACCGCTATCGGATGATCTGACCCTGAGGCTTCCGGGTGGCATGGCCATTACAGGCCTGCATGCCGGTAATGTTGACCTGCTCGGTGCAATCCTGAGGCAGCTCTGA
- the tnpC gene encoding IS66 family transposase yields the protein MKTQPETTSKMPELSGLSTADLLSMVAGLQQQLQHQEQHIQKREQYILLLEEMLRLQRIQRFAASSEKTVHQIHLFDESELEAEIDQLRDQLPDDIEVAEDDTPAAASTPKRRQRGFSDNLLRERIELCLSDEEKAGAVKTFFTKVKEELEYIPAQLKVLEYWQEKAVFEQDGDERILAAARPTHPLGKCIATPALLAYLITSKYADGLPLYRQEQMFKRLGHELSRTSMAHWIIRLDEVFKPLINLMREAQNSAAYLQADETRIQVLKEDGKAAQSDKWMWVTRGGPPGQPSVLFAYDPSRSGAVPVRLLDDFKGVLQADGYSGYEPICSANKLTRIGCWDHARRKFIEATKAAKPAGKGKQAKLSKADVALSHINKLYAIERQIKDLSIAERYQIRQASSLPRLEAFKAWLDANVGRVMKGGLTRKAMEYTLNQWPTLIGYCERGDLHISNVLAENAIRPFAVGRKAWLFADTPQGAHASATCYSLIETAKANDLEPSAYIRHVLERIANADTLEKLERLLPWNVELERTSKKVAQYS from the coding sequence ATGAAAACACAGCCCGAAACCACCTCAAAGATGCCTGAACTCAGCGGTTTATCGACCGCTGACTTGCTGTCGATGGTGGCTGGTCTACAGCAGCAACTCCAACATCAAGAGCAGCATATCCAGAAGCGCGAGCAATACATCCTGCTGCTGGAAGAGATGCTGCGCTTGCAGCGCATCCAGCGGTTCGCGGCCAGCAGTGAAAAAACGGTCCACCAGATCCACCTCTTCGATGAGTCCGAGCTGGAAGCCGAGATCGATCAGCTGCGGGATCAGCTCCCGGATGATATTGAAGTTGCTGAAGACGATACTCCTGCTGCCGCGTCTACACCCAAACGCCGTCAGCGTGGCTTCTCTGATAATCTGCTGCGTGAGCGCATCGAGCTGTGCCTCAGCGATGAGGAAAAAGCTGGGGCAGTGAAAACCTTCTTCACCAAGGTCAAGGAAGAGCTGGAATACATCCCGGCTCAGCTCAAAGTGCTGGAATACTGGCAGGAAAAAGCGGTGTTCGAGCAGGACGGTGATGAGCGTATCCTGGCCGCGGCTCGCCCGACACACCCGCTGGGCAAATGCATCGCTACTCCGGCCCTGCTGGCTTACCTGATCACCTCCAAATATGCCGATGGCTTGCCGCTCTACCGTCAGGAGCAGATGTTCAAGCGTCTGGGCCATGAGCTGAGTCGCACCAGCATGGCCCACTGGATCATCCGTCTGGATGAGGTGTTCAAACCGCTGATCAACCTGATGCGGGAAGCGCAGAACAGTGCGGCCTACCTGCAGGCCGACGAAACCCGCATCCAGGTACTCAAAGAGGATGGCAAAGCTGCCCAATCCGATAAATGGATGTGGGTGACCCGAGGCGGACCGCCGGGCCAACCGTCCGTCCTGTTCGCCTATGATCCCTCCCGAAGTGGAGCGGTGCCCGTGCGCCTGCTCGATGACTTCAAGGGTGTGCTGCAGGCGGATGGTTACTCCGGTTATGAACCGATCTGTTCAGCCAATAAGCTGACCCGCATTGGCTGCTGGGATCACGCCCGCCGCAAGTTCATCGAAGCGACCAAAGCGGCCAAGCCGGCGGGTAAAGGCAAACAGGCCAAGCTGTCCAAAGCGGATGTGGCACTCAGTCACATCAACAAACTGTATGCCATCGAACGTCAGATCAAGGACCTGAGCATTGCCGAACGCTATCAGATCCGTCAGGCATCGAGCCTGCCTCGACTGGAAGCGTTCAAGGCCTGGCTGGACGCCAACGTGGGTCGCGTGATGAAAGGCGGGTTAACTCGCAAAGCTATGGAATACACCCTGAACCAGTGGCCCACCCTGATCGGCTACTGTGAGCGGGGTGACCTGCACATCAGCAACGTGCTGGCCGAGAATGCCATCCGTCCGTTCGCCGTGGGTCGCAAGGCCTGGTTGTTCGCGGATACCCCGCAGGGCGCTCACGCCAGCGCCACCTGCTACTCCCTGATCGAAACGGCCAAAGCCAACGACCTGGAACCCTCGGCGTACATCCGGCATGTGCTGGAGCGTATCGCCAACGCCGACACACTGGAAAAGCTGGAGCGACTGCTGCCCTGGAATGTTGAACTGGAGCGGACTTCAAAAAAAGTGGCGCAGTACAGTTAA
- the tnpB gene encoding IS66 family insertion sequence element accessory protein TnpB (TnpB, as the term is used for proteins encoded by IS66 family insertion elements, is considered an accessory protein, since TnpC, encoded by a neighboring gene, is a DDE family transposase.) — protein sequence MPEIYLYREPIDFRKQANGLAVLIEQELGRSPFTGALYAFTNRQRNKIKCLMWEDNGFILYYKALAEEKFKWPSPADELMPLTGEQINWLLDGYDISLLQGHKTVHYEAVG from the coding sequence ATGCCCGAGATCTATCTGTACCGTGAGCCCATTGATTTTCGCAAGCAAGCCAATGGCCTGGCGGTGCTGATTGAGCAGGAGTTAGGGCGTAGCCCCTTCACTGGTGCCCTGTATGCGTTCACCAACCGGCAGCGTAACAAGATCAAGTGCCTGATGTGGGAAGACAACGGTTTTATCCTCTATTACAAGGCGCTGGCCGAAGAGAAATTCAAGTGGCCCAGCCCGGCTGATGAGCTGATGCCGCTGACCGGCGAGCAGATCAACTGGTTGCTCGATGGTTATGACATCAGTCTGCTGCAAGGCCATAAAACCGTACATTATGAGGCCGTTGGATAG
- a CDS encoding SCP2 sterol-binding domain-containing protein, with product MNVTDLRQRITNSVGEDSGLNAKVKFDLGNNEVIFIDGISIPNNVHDSDIDSDITIKIKPENLTKILDKELNPKLALMTGRMKLRGDIKIALRLDKVFGLEPSE from the coding sequence ATGAATGTAACAGATCTTAGACAGCGAATTACCAACTCTGTTGGGGAAGATTCAGGGCTTAATGCAAAAGTTAAATTCGATTTAGGAAATAATGAAGTAATATTCATTGACGGAATAAGTATTCCTAACAATGTACATGACTCAGATATTGATTCCGATATTACGATCAAAATCAAACCTGAAAACTTAACAAAAATACTAGATAAAGAACTCAATCCAAAGCTTGCCCTAATGACTGGAAGAATGAAGTTACGCGGTGATATTAAAATTGCTCTTCGTCTTGATAAAGTTTTCGGTTTAGAACCATCTGAGTAA
- a CDS encoding Rieske 2Fe-2S domain-containing protein: protein MSNVSEDILKKVKGWPGYVDAKYGFRNHWYPVMFSKDIAEGEVKKIKLLGEPLLVKRIDGKLHCIKDRCLHRGVPLSEKLDCMTKDTITCWYHAWTYKWETGELCDIMTNPSSAQIGRHKLKVYPVEEAKNCVFIFLGDGEPHPLAHDTPPEFLDDGLEILGIAREIKSNWRLGVENGFDPSHIYIHKDAILVQGNDLVLPLGFAPGEDRSKQTKVIADDSEGGRKGVYDLIGDASVPVFEGTIDGELVREGNYGSTLVANNISIWLPGVLKVNPWPNPDMMQFEWYVPVDENTHIYFQTLGKKCETEEEIKAYEHSFDHKWKKMALMGFNDDDIWAREAMVDFYADDKGWVNEILFEPDEAIVEWRKLADKHNKGIQTLENIKG from the coding sequence ATGAGTAACGTGTCAGAAGATATTTTGAAAAAAGTGAAGGGTTGGCCAGGGTATGTAGACGCCAAGTACGGATTTCGAAATCACTGGTATCCGGTTATGTTTTCTAAAGATATAGCAGAGGGTGAAGTTAAAAAAATTAAACTACTTGGTGAACCTCTTTTAGTTAAACGAATCGATGGAAAGTTACATTGTATAAAAGATAGATGCCTTCATCGAGGGGTGCCATTGTCAGAAAAATTAGATTGTATGACAAAGGATACAATTACTTGCTGGTATCACGCTTGGACATACAAATGGGAAACTGGTGAATTATGCGACATCATGACCAACCCATCTAGTGCCCAAATTGGTCGGCATAAACTTAAAGTATATCCAGTTGAAGAAGCAAAAAATTGCGTCTTTATATTCCTTGGCGACGGTGAGCCACATCCATTAGCTCATGATACACCACCTGAATTCCTTGACGATGGATTAGAAATTTTGGGTATAGCAAGAGAGATTAAGTCTAACTGGAGACTAGGTGTCGAAAACGGATTTGATCCAAGCCACATATATATCCATAAAGACGCAATTCTGGTGCAGGGTAACGATCTAGTATTACCTCTAGGTTTTGCACCAGGTGAAGATAGAAGCAAACAAACAAAAGTTATCGCTGATGACTCAGAAGGCGGACGAAAGGGAGTATATGACCTAATTGGAGACGCAAGTGTGCCCGTTTTTGAAGGAACAATAGATGGGGAATTAGTTCGTGAAGGTAATTATGGATCAACTTTAGTTGCTAATAACATCTCAATCTGGCTTCCAGGTGTATTGAAGGTTAATCCATGGCCAAACCCCGATATGATGCAGTTTGAATGGTATGTACCTGTTGATGAAAATACACATATTTATTTCCAAACATTAGGAAAAAAATGTGAAACAGAAGAAGAAATTAAAGCATATGAACATTCTTTTGATCATAAATGGAAAAAAATGGCATTAATGGGATTTAACGATGACGATATTTGGGCAAGGGAAGCAATGGTAGATTTCTATGCCGATGACAAAGGTTGGGTAAATGAAATCCTTTTTGAACCTGACGAAGCAATTGTAGAGTGGAGAAAACTTGCAGATAAGCATAATAAAGGAATACAGACTTTAGAAAATATAAAAGGATAA
- the lspA gene encoding signal peptidase II: MLIIGKKLSPYALLSISGLLAASDQAVKWLVQQSMAYGEYVSVTPFFNWVHLWNTGAAFSLFANGGGWQRYFFIGIAVVVSIFLIKLILENRHKGEAIAYSLILGGAMGNLIDRVFRGYVVDSFDFYWRDWHWPAFNLADIAIVLGALLFVSSSLLGKKANTNAESDGSD; the protein is encoded by the coding sequence ATGCTCATTATTGGCAAAAAGCTCTCGCCGTATGCCCTATTGTCCATATCGGGCCTGCTGGCAGCGTCTGATCAGGCTGTAAAGTGGCTGGTGCAGCAATCAATGGCCTATGGCGAGTATGTTTCGGTGACCCCGTTCTTTAACTGGGTGCACCTATGGAACACCGGTGCCGCATTCAGTCTTTTTGCGAATGGTGGAGGCTGGCAGCGCTACTTTTTTATCGGAATCGCGGTAGTGGTCTCGATTTTTCTGATCAAGCTGATCCTTGAAAATCGTCATAAAGGAGAAGCCATCGCTTACAGTCTTATCCTCGGTGGCGCCATGGGCAACCTGATTGACCGGGTCTTTCGCGGCTATGTTGTGGATTCCTTTGATTTCTATTGGCGAGACTGGCATTGGCCGGCCTTCAACCTGGCTGATATTGCAATTGTCCTCGGTGCCTTACTTTTCGTTTCCAGCAGCTTGTTGGGTAAAAAAGCAAACACCAATGCCGAGTCGGATGGATCTGACTGA